Part of the Zonotrichia albicollis isolate bZonAlb1 chromosome 2, bZonAlb1.hap1, whole genome shotgun sequence genome, atccttgaaagacaaccctaaaagcagctctggccatgtctcagtggtgagagcactgggcatggaaggaacatgtcacaagcggcaaaaggactttttttcccgggcggtgccgaagtgacaaggaagcatccgaggtttcagtgtgtttccaggagaagcctatggaacaagaaggactcctttcctcttcatgaactgcagtttgagtatactaaagtgtcgtgccgggctgggcagttggtgtttttgagagaatgtattggattgagaaagtcagggagtggggaggaggaaagtggttttgtaaggttttcaattcttttcttctttttccttatggtctttccctattttcctgtagtttaagtaataaagtgtcctttatgtttaagttggagcctgttttgcttattcctggtcacatctcacagcagacaccagggtgaggcattttcatggggggcactggctctgtgccaggctcaaaccatgacactgctTTAGtacatctcccccccccccaagggATTAAAGGATTAGAAGTGTTCCTGAAGTAATTCTTGAAAgtttagccttttttttttcctgcatttacAACTATTTGTGCCACAGGCAGTGACAGGAGAGAGGCCTGTTCTGTATAAATAAAAGTCATCTGTAGATTTATTTGGGAGCACTCTTCTAAGTATGCATGTATCAGCTGGTTATTGCTATCTGTCCTGATCTATGCACATTTGAGCTCTGTCTTGCTGTGAAACAAAGCAGCTTTTAAGAGGACATCATTTACAGGACTGAGGTAGAATACAGGGGGTTTTCCCTAGGCTTACCCTATTAACCTTTCACTGTTAAGCACTTTCACTGATCATAAATTTGAGAGGAAGCTTACGGATTTCAGTAGAAGTTTGTCTTACTAGAAAATATTCAAAGCTATCTCTGAGAAACATGTATGTTGTTAGCGGCCCTTAAGGGATTCTTAAGGCATCAAAGTTCTTTCCCTATAGCTTTGTAACTGAGCTCAACACAAAGAAAGTAGGATATATCCTCTGTTATCTTCCAATGGTCCTTCCTGGCCTTGAATCTATTCACTGTAATAATGGAACCATCCAGACTTACAGGGCTTTAAACAGAGGGCTGTGACTACAGAAGGAAAAGGGGTCTCTGTCTCAAAGGAAAGGCAGTGTTCCACAGGATGTCCAGGCTGGCCTGGGTGTAAGGTTGAACATCAGAATATTTTCACACATTACTTTTATGAAGATACTGATGAAGTTTACTTTCATTTGATAGTATTAAAATTACAGTACTTTGAAATGTTTCAAGGACATACATTTATTTCTGTGGTTTTACAGCCCTATGAACTGTAGTCATGAAGGAGAACAATGTAAAAAGCTTTATGTGTATTTTTTGATAGGAAAACAGCACTCTGATACATATCAATTAAGTAGTAAAACTTCAGGGGTCTTCTTACTATAGTGTGAACACAGGTGACAACAGTTTTATGGTTGCTTTGGGTTTATcttattcaaaataaaactgacctcTACATAGTTGTCCttgaaaaaatgttttgttggttggttttttttttcccctgaaacaacttaatttttttacttatcAGAAGAGCACTTGGAAAACTGGGGGCTGCAGCTGAGAGGTAGACAGTGCTATAGGACAGGGCTGCTTCGCCCTACTCCATGGCCAAACAGGGCATCAGCACATGGAGCCCTCAGCAGCTTGACAGTGTGGCTGGGCCTGGCCTGAGAACACACATAAGAAGACACCGAGCTAAAAAGAGGatacaaaactgggaggagctgttgaCTCGCTCAAAGGCAGACATCCTGCAGAGAGACCTCGATAAATTAAAGCACTGGGCAATCACCAACTGTATCAAGTTCAGCAAGGGAAAGTGCCAGACTCTGTATCTTGAATGGGGCAATCCTGAATGTATGGACAGACTGGGCAATGAGTTGGAAAGCAGCGccgtggaaagggacctgggggtcctggttgaTGGAAAGGTAAACCtgggccagcagtgccctgcagccaggagggccagccctgtcctgagGGCATCAGGTCTGGCATCACAGCCGGGCaggggaggggattgtcctgctctgctctgagctggggcggCCTCACCTGGAATATTGTGTAGCTCTGGTCACAATATAAGGAGGGTATGAAGCTGTTAGAGAGCGTCCAAAGTAGGGTAATGAGGATGGAGAAGGGGGAAGCTGTatgaggggcagctgaggtcacttgggctgttcagcctggagaagactgaGGGACACCTCATCGCAGTCTGGAACTTCCTCACAAACAGGAGGcacaggcactgatctcttctctgtgctgACCAGTGACACGACCCGAGGtgatggcctgaagctgtgtctggggaggtttaggttggatatcaggaacaGGTTCTTCCTCTAGAGGGTGGCTGGGCCCTGGAACAGACTCCCCAAGGAAGTggccacagcaccaagcctggcaGAGTTCAGGAAGTGCCtggacaacactctcaggcacatggtgtgatttggagatggtgctgtgcagggccaggagttggacttgatgatccttgtgtgCCCTTCCAACTcggcatattctgtgattctacaaaCAGCCGGGCCCGGACAGCACCGGCGTGGGCGCGGACGGCGAGTACTCACGCCGTACCGGGCCCCGACAGCCGCCGGCCCGCGGGGGGCAGCCGCGGCACCGCCCCGCTGTCCCGCCCCGCCGTCCCGCCCGCCGCCTTCCGGGGCCGGCCGGGTCCCGCCTGCAGCCGCTGCGATGCTGTTGCCCCGGGCGGGTGGTGCTGCGGGCCGGGCCTCGCTGCCGCTGGCcgccctgtcccaggtgctgcGGCTGGAGCGGAGCCGCCGCACCGCGATCGTGTTCCCGCTGCAGAAGCTGGAGCGGTACCTGGCGCCCGGCACCGACACGGCGCCGTTCCGCCTCTTCCagcccgggctggctgccctgcagcgTGCCGAGGCGCTCTTCAGGTCCGACCGCGGGCACCCCATCGACTACGTGAGCTCCGCCGTGCGCATGGACCATGCCCCGCCGCCGGCCCTGCCCGAGGTCAGCCGAGCGCTGCCCAGGCGGCCGGGCCACCccgggctgggctcagctgcgGGGTAAAGGGTGGTGGGGTGGTTGTGCAGCTCTGTCAGAGCGCTGCGCAATGTGTGGGGCACTTAGTGATGCTTTTTAACAAATCGTTTATTTGTTGTTGTTACCCGTTGTGTAGCTCGGCAGCCTGGCATGTCCGTGGCTGGGAAGTGACCAGGACTGGCTGCAGCGAGAGGTGGGCAGGTGTAGATGTGCCTTCTCTGCCTCTCCCCCTGCAGGTGTGCTTCATCGGCCGAAGCAATGTAGGGAAATCATCTCTAATCCGGGCCTTGTTTTCACTGGCTCCAGAAGTGGAAGTTAGAGTGTCAAAAACTCCGGTGAGTCACGTTTTTAACTTCTCTGCCTTTGGGTCATAAGCTGGTACCAGTCCAGAGGATAGGGCTGAGAAGGGTGGGAGGGAACAAGCTCTTGCCTAGCCTGAAATGACAGAAAGTGCCGGCTCTGGTAGCTGTCCTCATGGCTGGCACTGGCCTTGCTCTAGCCCAGGAAGAGGCAGAAGGAGCCCAGCCTAGCTCTTCAGGCAGATGAAGGAGCTGCACTACCTGAGCAGGTGTGCTGTAAAGGCCTTTGAGAAGAACCAAGCTTAGAGAGCCATTAAGGTATTTTTAGTCCATTTTATGATTAGAGCCATGTAGGATTGCTACACGGGTAGGAGACTGGGCAGTTTAAAGCATTCTGGCGGGGTAGGAGTTTGGTATAGAGACATTTTGCAGAGCACCTCCTAGTACACTGCTTAAAGCAGCTTTTTTAGAAACCACCCCTGTGCTTCATCGTGCCTCAAATCCTCTCTTCAGGGCCACACCAAGAAGATGAATTTCTTCAAAGTAGGGAAGTACTTTACTCTGGTGGATATGCCAGGATACGGCTATCGCACCCCGCAGGACTTTGTTCAGATGGTGGAGGCCTATCTGCAGGAACGGCACAAGTAAGGGACCCACCTGTACCTCAGCACAGGGAAAGCCAGACTGACACCCCTGTACAGCATCTTGTaatgaggggagaaaatgcaGAGGGGTTGCTGCTTCCATCCATTAGTTCTGACATCCTTTCCCTGGAAGCCTCTGCCTTGTCACTCATTAATGCTCAGATATGTCAAAAGAGCATGAAAGATTGAGGTGCTGCTCCATGCTGACCCTTAGTTTCCATGCATGACTTTTCTTGGCTCTTCCTATCCCCAGATCCCATGTTACTTGTTTTTGCTTATGAAtttggaagcagcagagcaggcatGAAATAATGGTGATAATTACTGTTGCTTGTATTTCTGGCAGCTTGAAGAGGACTTTCCTATTAGTTGatggtgtagttggactccagaaaACAGATCATATTGCAGTAGAGATGCTGGAAGAGTTTGGGATTCCTTATGTGGTAGGTAATGGTTCATTCTTGGGTTGGTTATAAGGTACAGGTAATCTAGAAAGGTACTCTCCACCTGAGCTTATGCAAGTTGATCTACCTAAGCAGTAACCCTTTATTGTTAATAAAATGGGTTTATAATGTGTTGAGGAAGGCAAATGGGATTTAAGAGGGGTTTTTATGTGGTTtattaaatagatttttttttcagtgctcaGCTTGAGCAGCTTGAAAAGGTGCACTCCTTATGCAAGCCATAGTTTTGGTGAACTGTGTTAGactattttttcccctagaTATTACCAGAGCTTTCAGACTGCTTTGTAAGACGATGTAGGACTCTTACAGATCTTCCAGCTTAACAGCAAAATAATCTTACTTTCTTCTCTGAATCCTCCCTTTCTGGATCCGTGCAGATGGTGTTAACAAAAATTGACCGAGCATCCAGGGGATTATTGTTAAAGAA contains:
- the GTPBP8 gene encoding GTP-binding protein 8, which produces MLLPRAGGAAGRASLPLAALSQVLRLERSRRTAIVFPLQKLERYLAPGTDTAPFRLFQPGLAALQRAEALFRSDRGHPIDYVSSAVRMDHAPPPALPEVCFIGRSNVGKSSLIRALFSLAPEVEVRVSKTPGHTKKMNFFKVGKYFTLVDMPGYGYRTPQDFVQMVEAYLQERHNLKRTFLLVDGVVGLQKTDHIAVEMLEEFGIPYVMVLTKIDRASRGLLLKNVLEIQEFVKENTQGCFPQLFLVSSVEFLGVHLLRCFVAHVTGNLPTVEAS